The following are encoded together in the Pygocentrus nattereri isolate fPygNat1 chromosome 3, fPygNat1.pri, whole genome shotgun sequence genome:
- the rbm12bb gene encoding RNA binding motif protein 12Bb isoform X1 — protein MCCCVCFIMAVVIRLQGLRITAGSEDIRRFFTGLRIPDGGVHIIGGELEEAFIIFASDEDARRAMSRSGGCIKGSQVHLLLSSKAEMQKVLEESTRTSEANSNRRFYKEGAKIPPPASEGRPPLLKEEMRVDMRRGEHQDLGNSRASSASLIGSQNQMGKCASDEVDLYLHLSGMPFSTTKEDIRNFLAGLQVEDMIFLRSRRGLFYGSCLVKFTTRDDAREGLKRDRQYIGSRYVRIKTCSEDEWVEAGCFGRPEGSYQRKFTPSPTRSRSPIHYQSRSKSRSRSPSSEEYCVLYENLSHSVGKRDIKTLLHPVFLKDDQIIIFAEQNQENSKSAVVVFKNLKDYCSGLAHHKETFLHRVVYVSPISKEKMVAILESFADSRHSREGRSSRSSERSQKSSHDSERRCLYVRNMPFDVRKVEIMDFFHGFQLAEDRVILLHDERGAGLGEALAIFQTEKEAMMAQSLNGQRFLGSEVILTCITLAQMQVFGVNPKAGGSLPERNVQRSPGRYNGPSQFSNDRMYLDERDDVPDRPHYGQGNPGPLGNSEQPDAYGQAPHGNGSGSHEYGQSDQRFDGPTCLKLLNLPTKIRIDEIYDFCYGYRVIPGSVSLQYNRKGVPSGSATVVFETHSEAVTAIQELNGRPIGTRKIKIVFV, from the exons at gtgctgttgtgtgtgcttCATCATGGCGGTGGTCATCCGCTTACAGGGACTCAGAATCACAGCTGGTTCTGAGGACATTCGCAGGTTCTTCACTGGCCTTAGAATACCTGATGGTGGGGTTCATATCATTGGTGGTGAGCTTGAGGAAGCTTTCATAATATTCGCATCCGATGAAGATGCGAGGCGGGCGATGAGTCGCTCCGGGGGATGCATTAAGGGCTCCCAGGTCCACTTGCTTCTGAGTAGCAAGGCAGAGATGCAGAAGGTTCTCGAGGAAAGCACGAGGACGTCTGAAGCGAACAGTAACAGAAGGTTTTACAAGGAGGGAGCAAAAATACCACCCCCAGCATCAGAAGGAAGACCGCCGTTATTAAAAGAGGAAATGAGAGTAGATATGCGACGAGGAGAACATCAAGATTTAGGTAACAGCAGAGCATCTTCAGcttctctgattggctctcaGAATCAGATGGGTAAATGTGCATCAGATGAGGTTGACCTTTATTTGCACTTGTCTGGAATGCCGTTCTCGACCACAAAGGAGGACATCCGTAATTTTTTAGCAGGCTTACAAGTCGAGGACATGATTTTCTTGAGAAGCCGTCGTGGGTTGTTTTATGGGAGTTGTTTGGTCAAATTCACCACCAGAGACGATGCCAGAGAAGGTCTAAAGCGGGATCGGCAGTACATTGGGTCACGTTATGTCAGAATAAAGACTTGCTCTGAGGATGAGTGGGTGGAGGCTGGATGTTTTGGCAGACCAGAAGGTTCATATCAGAGAAAATTCACACCAAGTCCCACTCGATCACGCTCTCCCATTCATTATCAGTCGAGGTCGAAGTCAAGGTCACGTTCCCCTTCCAGTGAGGAGTACTGCGTGCTGTACGAGAACCTCTCGCATTCAGTTGGAAAGCGAGATATAAAAACATTACTCCATCCTGTGTTCTTGAAGGATGACCAGATCATTATTTTTGCTGAGCAGAACCAGGAGAACAGTAAGTCTGCTGTTGTGGTGTTCAAAAACCTGAAGGACTATTGTTCTGGCTTGGCTCACCATAAGGAAACATTTCTCCACAGGGTTGTCTACGTGTCTCCTATCTCCAAAGAGAAGATGGTTGCCATTTTAGAGTCTTTTGCTGATTCCAGACACAGTAGAGAAGGACGGTCCAGCAGATCATCTGAACGATCTCAAAAAAGCTCCCACGACTCGGAGAGAAGGTGTCTGTACGTTCGCAATATGCCCTTTGACGTCCGTAAAGTTGAGATTATGGACTTCTTCCATGGATTCCAGCTGGCGGAGGATAGGGTTATCCTGCTTCATGATGAGAGAGGAGCCGGGCTTGGTGAGGCTTTAGCAATCTTCCAGACAGAAAAGGAGGCTATGATGGCGCAATCTCTGAATGGGCAAAGGTTTCTGGGATCAGAGGTCATTCTGACATGCATCACCTTGGCTCAAATGCAGGTGTTTGGTGTCAATCCCAAGGCAGGTGGAAGCCTACCAGAGAGGAACGTTCAGAGGAGCCCAGGACGATACAATGGCCCGTCTCAGTTCTCTAATGACCGGATGTATCTAGATGAACGTGATGATGTGCCTGACAGGCCCCACTATGGACAGGGCAACCCTGGCCCACTTGGCAATTCTGAGCAACCTGATGCTTATGGGCAGGCTCCGCATGGTAACGGTTCTGGCTCCCATGAATATGGACAGTCTGACCAACGTTTTGATGGACCTACATGTCTAAAGTTGCTCAATCTGCCCACCAAAATAAGAATCGATGAGATTTATGACTTCTGTTATGGTTACAGAGTAATTCCAGGTTCAGTCTCATTGCAGTACAACAGGAAGGGAGTACCTAGTGGTTCTGCTACTGTCGTGTTCGAAACCCACAGTGAAGCAGTCACTGCTATTCAAGAGTTAAATGGAAGACCTATTGGCACGAGGAAAATTAAGATCGTGTTTGTGTAG
- the gra gene encoding uncharacterized protein C8orf88 homolog isoform X2 has protein sequence MLALHADGWMCASGAARGGSCSFLCEAAAAAAAMEGSRKRIRNLEPARPLRRLNISQEPHRDDMADPLEKTAEKPENAFSVEQIYEILSLHPQNPAPAKTERISYSRDFLIKLASSPMAKKKPDFLPNHPVVLEKARDQDVHKLFVNNFNNKLDMIA, from the exons ATGCTGGCACTGCACGCGGACGGCTGGATGTGCGCGAGCGGAGCGGCGCGCGGGGGGAGCTGCTCTTTTCTCTGTgaggcggcggcggcggcggcagc GATGGAGGGGTCCAGGAAGAGGATCCGAAATCTGGAGCCAGCGAGGCCTCTACGCCGTTTGAACATAAGCCAAG AGCCACACAGAGATGACATGGCTGACCCTCTGGAGAAGACCGCTGAGAAACCA GAAAACGCATTCAGTGTGGAGCAAATTTATGAAATTCTCAGCCTGCACCCGCAGAATCCAGCACCCGCCAAGACCG AAAGAATATCGTACAGCAGAGATTTCCTGATCAAGTTGGCAAGCTCACCAATGGCGAAGAAGAAGCCAGACTTTCTGCCAAACCACCCCGTCGTTCTGGAGAAGGCG AGGGACCAAGATGTGCACAAGTTGTTTGTGAACAATTTCAACAATAAACTGGACAT gaTTGCCTGA
- the LOC108412554 gene encoding tubulin beta-1 chain-like: MSAVVLQVGQCGNQLGLEWWKLLSRRKKRCPFSSRNGKLAAVCVDTEPKVLRGAQDFVKKDKLHPSSVVEGKGGRGGNWAYGYHGGPGEGGRDLLERTMEALRQEAERRDYYGGTVLLHSLGGGTGSGLGSRLCEQIREEFPVGHILTVSVVPLQSGESPLQHYNTLLSLASLHRCADGILLFYNDHALSRAGLQQRSGPPGSLSAMNTHIASCLAGLLLPVQSLTTRSRWSLGTEPWELIRSMCPVPSAKLLYTAQASSGGRSRWDSLVSGTLQALPQLSPAGTPYSSRAVLAVARGDQDGSFITSNVLQRLRHGHRCVQWNPFPVDHWTDPLNELGVSAPSRLLTVSSNHSSVSGFLGRVAQRAGEMLRARAYLHWYQRYGAETEDLQQALNTVTDIIQEYDAQ, translated from the exons ATGTCTGCTGTGGTACTCCAAGTGGGACAGTGCGGAAACCAGCTAGGCCTCGAGTGGTGGAAGCTGCTGAGCCGTCGCAAGAAAAG ATGTCCCTTCAGCTCCCGAAATGGAAAACTAGCCGCCGTGTGTGTGGACACAGAGCCCAAAGTCCTCAGAGGAGCTCAGGACTTCGTTAAAAAGGA TAAATTACATCCGTCCAGCGTCGTGGAGGGGAAGGGAGGGCGTGGAGGAAACTGGGCCTATG GTTACCATGGAGGCCCAGGTGAAGGAGGGAGAGATTTACTCGAGCGAACAATGGAGGCGCTTCGTCAGGAGGCAGAGAGACGGGATTATTATGGAGGAACGGTTCTTCTGCACAGCCTGGGTGGAGGCACAGGGTCAG GGCTTGGCTCCAGGCTATGTGAGCAGATCCGTGAAGAGTTCCCTGTGGGTCATATCCTGACGGTCTCGGTGGTCCCTCTTCAGAGCGGAGAGAGCCCCCTCCAGCACTACAACACTTTACTGAGCCTGGCATCGCTGCACAG GTGTGCTGATGGCATTCTGCTGTTTTATAATGACCACGCCTTGTCTCGCGCTGGACTTCAGCAGAGGTCAGGACCACCAGGCTCGCTCTCAGCCATGAACACACACATCGCCTCGTGCCTGGCTGGACTCCTGCTCCCAGTACAGAGCCTCACCACACGCAG TAGGTGGAGTTTGGGAACGGAGCCGTGGGAGCTGATCCGGTCAATGTGCCCGGTTCCTTCAGCCAAGCTTCTCTACACCGCTCAGGCCTCCTCTGG TGGGAGGTCGCGCTGGGACAGTTTGGTCAGTGGAACGCTGCAGGCTCTTCCCCAGCTTTCACCTGCCGGAACACCT TACTCCAGCCGCGCCGTGCTGGCGGTTGCCCGTGGCGACCAGGATGGCTCCTTCATCACTTCGAATGTCCTGCAGAGACTGAGACACGGACACAGGTGTGTCCAGTGGAATCCTTTTCCAGTTGACCACTGGACTG ATCCACTGAACGAGCTCGGCGTCTCCGCCCCGTCCCGTCTGCTCACCGTGAGCTCCAATCACAGCAGTGTTTCGGGCTTTTTGGGCCGTGTGGCTCAGCGTGCCGGAGAAATGCTGCGAGCTCGGGCCTACCTACACTGGTACCAGCGCTACGGGGCCGAGACGGAGGACCTTCAGCAGGCCTTAAACACTGTAACAGACATCATTCAGGAGTACGACGCTCAGTGA
- the rbm12bb gene encoding RNA binding motif protein 12Bb isoform X2, translating into MAVVIRLQGLRITAGSEDIRRFFTGLRIPDGGVHIIGGELEEAFIIFASDEDARRAMSRSGGCIKGSQVHLLLSSKAEMQKVLEESTRTSEANSNRRFYKEGAKIPPPASEGRPPLLKEEMRVDMRRGEHQDLGNSRASSASLIGSQNQMGKCASDEVDLYLHLSGMPFSTTKEDIRNFLAGLQVEDMIFLRSRRGLFYGSCLVKFTTRDDAREGLKRDRQYIGSRYVRIKTCSEDEWVEAGCFGRPEGSYQRKFTPSPTRSRSPIHYQSRSKSRSRSPSSEEYCVLYENLSHSVGKRDIKTLLHPVFLKDDQIIIFAEQNQENSKSAVVVFKNLKDYCSGLAHHKETFLHRVVYVSPISKEKMVAILESFADSRHSREGRSSRSSERSQKSSHDSERRCLYVRNMPFDVRKVEIMDFFHGFQLAEDRVILLHDERGAGLGEALAIFQTEKEAMMAQSLNGQRFLGSEVILTCITLAQMQVFGVNPKAGGSLPERNVQRSPGRYNGPSQFSNDRMYLDERDDVPDRPHYGQGNPGPLGNSEQPDAYGQAPHGNGSGSHEYGQSDQRFDGPTCLKLLNLPTKIRIDEIYDFCYGYRVIPGSVSLQYNRKGVPSGSATVVFETHSEAVTAIQELNGRPIGTRKIKIVFV; encoded by the coding sequence ATGGCGGTGGTCATCCGCTTACAGGGACTCAGAATCACAGCTGGTTCTGAGGACATTCGCAGGTTCTTCACTGGCCTTAGAATACCTGATGGTGGGGTTCATATCATTGGTGGTGAGCTTGAGGAAGCTTTCATAATATTCGCATCCGATGAAGATGCGAGGCGGGCGATGAGTCGCTCCGGGGGATGCATTAAGGGCTCCCAGGTCCACTTGCTTCTGAGTAGCAAGGCAGAGATGCAGAAGGTTCTCGAGGAAAGCACGAGGACGTCTGAAGCGAACAGTAACAGAAGGTTTTACAAGGAGGGAGCAAAAATACCACCCCCAGCATCAGAAGGAAGACCGCCGTTATTAAAAGAGGAAATGAGAGTAGATATGCGACGAGGAGAACATCAAGATTTAGGTAACAGCAGAGCATCTTCAGcttctctgattggctctcaGAATCAGATGGGTAAATGTGCATCAGATGAGGTTGACCTTTATTTGCACTTGTCTGGAATGCCGTTCTCGACCACAAAGGAGGACATCCGTAATTTTTTAGCAGGCTTACAAGTCGAGGACATGATTTTCTTGAGAAGCCGTCGTGGGTTGTTTTATGGGAGTTGTTTGGTCAAATTCACCACCAGAGACGATGCCAGAGAAGGTCTAAAGCGGGATCGGCAGTACATTGGGTCACGTTATGTCAGAATAAAGACTTGCTCTGAGGATGAGTGGGTGGAGGCTGGATGTTTTGGCAGACCAGAAGGTTCATATCAGAGAAAATTCACACCAAGTCCCACTCGATCACGCTCTCCCATTCATTATCAGTCGAGGTCGAAGTCAAGGTCACGTTCCCCTTCCAGTGAGGAGTACTGCGTGCTGTACGAGAACCTCTCGCATTCAGTTGGAAAGCGAGATATAAAAACATTACTCCATCCTGTGTTCTTGAAGGATGACCAGATCATTATTTTTGCTGAGCAGAACCAGGAGAACAGTAAGTCTGCTGTTGTGGTGTTCAAAAACCTGAAGGACTATTGTTCTGGCTTGGCTCACCATAAGGAAACATTTCTCCACAGGGTTGTCTACGTGTCTCCTATCTCCAAAGAGAAGATGGTTGCCATTTTAGAGTCTTTTGCTGATTCCAGACACAGTAGAGAAGGACGGTCCAGCAGATCATCTGAACGATCTCAAAAAAGCTCCCACGACTCGGAGAGAAGGTGTCTGTACGTTCGCAATATGCCCTTTGACGTCCGTAAAGTTGAGATTATGGACTTCTTCCATGGATTCCAGCTGGCGGAGGATAGGGTTATCCTGCTTCATGATGAGAGAGGAGCCGGGCTTGGTGAGGCTTTAGCAATCTTCCAGACAGAAAAGGAGGCTATGATGGCGCAATCTCTGAATGGGCAAAGGTTTCTGGGATCAGAGGTCATTCTGACATGCATCACCTTGGCTCAAATGCAGGTGTTTGGTGTCAATCCCAAGGCAGGTGGAAGCCTACCAGAGAGGAACGTTCAGAGGAGCCCAGGACGATACAATGGCCCGTCTCAGTTCTCTAATGACCGGATGTATCTAGATGAACGTGATGATGTGCCTGACAGGCCCCACTATGGACAGGGCAACCCTGGCCCACTTGGCAATTCTGAGCAACCTGATGCTTATGGGCAGGCTCCGCATGGTAACGGTTCTGGCTCCCATGAATATGGACAGTCTGACCAACGTTTTGATGGACCTACATGTCTAAAGTTGCTCAATCTGCCCACCAAAATAAGAATCGATGAGATTTATGACTTCTGTTATGGTTACAGAGTAATTCCAGGTTCAGTCTCATTGCAGTACAACAGGAAGGGAGTACCTAGTGGTTCTGCTACTGTCGTGTTCGAAACCCACAGTGAAGCAGTCACTGCTATTCAAGAGTTAAATGGAAGACCTATTGGCACGAGGAAAATTAAGATCGTGTTTGTGTAG
- the gra gene encoding uncharacterized protein C8orf88 homolog isoform X1, which translates to MLALHADGWMCASGAARGGSCSFLCEAAAAAAARMEGSRKRIRNLEPARPLRRLNISQEPHRDDMADPLEKTAEKPENAFSVEQIYEILSLHPQNPAPAKTERISYSRDFLIKLASSPMAKKKPDFLPNHPVVLEKARDQDVHKLFVNNFNNKLDMIA; encoded by the exons ATGCTGGCACTGCACGCGGACGGCTGGATGTGCGCGAGCGGAGCGGCGCGCGGGGGGAGCTGCTCTTTTCTCTGTgaggcggcggcggcggcggcagc AAGGATGGAGGGGTCCAGGAAGAGGATCCGAAATCTGGAGCCAGCGAGGCCTCTACGCCGTTTGAACATAAGCCAAG AGCCACACAGAGATGACATGGCTGACCCTCTGGAGAAGACCGCTGAGAAACCA GAAAACGCATTCAGTGTGGAGCAAATTTATGAAATTCTCAGCCTGCACCCGCAGAATCCAGCACCCGCCAAGACCG AAAGAATATCGTACAGCAGAGATTTCCTGATCAAGTTGGCAAGCTCACCAATGGCGAAGAAGAAGCCAGACTTTCTGCCAAACCACCCCGTCGTTCTGGAGAAGGCG AGGGACCAAGATGTGCACAAGTTGTTTGTGAACAATTTCAACAATAAACTGGACAT gaTTGCCTGA
- the gra gene encoding uncharacterized protein C8orf88 homolog isoform X3, whose translation MEGSRKRIRNLEPARPLRRLNISQEPHRDDMADPLEKTAEKPENAFSVEQIYEILSLHPQNPAPAKTERISYSRDFLIKLASSPMAKKKPDFLPNHPVVLEKARDQDVHKLFVNNFNNKLDMIA comes from the exons ATGGAGGGGTCCAGGAAGAGGATCCGAAATCTGGAGCCAGCGAGGCCTCTACGCCGTTTGAACATAAGCCAAG AGCCACACAGAGATGACATGGCTGACCCTCTGGAGAAGACCGCTGAGAAACCA GAAAACGCATTCAGTGTGGAGCAAATTTATGAAATTCTCAGCCTGCACCCGCAGAATCCAGCACCCGCCAAGACCG AAAGAATATCGTACAGCAGAGATTTCCTGATCAAGTTGGCAAGCTCACCAATGGCGAAGAAGAAGCCAGACTTTCTGCCAAACCACCCCGTCGTTCTGGAGAAGGCG AGGGACCAAGATGTGCACAAGTTGTTTGTGAACAATTTCAACAATAAACTGGACAT gaTTGCCTGA